Proteins encoded in a region of the Coffea eugenioides isolate CCC68of chromosome 4, Ceug_1.0, whole genome shotgun sequence genome:
- the LOC113768927 gene encoding uncharacterized protein LOC113768927: MTDDSATDTDEIKEFRKGRYISPPEAFWLIYEFRLNEMTPSVYTLQVHLPNQQLVSFPKNSDLLQLLAKVDFSKTMLTEFLKMNASNATAENLKCFYKDFPQHFVWSSKYRHWTERKRRKVIGRLVSVNSREGERYYLRLLLNHIPGPISFDDLLTVHATKMKSFREAALALGLLQSDTYIEETLEEAVTFQMPSSLRLLFATLLVYCSPIDPTMLWRKFELDFSRDYERHKQYHAYSPAQIRGLVLADINKSLQQMGTSIAAYQLPLDELQKYAYDIILQACFTSQGHSFFIDGPGGTGKTFLYRSLLATLRSQGYIATSGIVASILPGGRIVHSRFKIPIDFSKNRACQLSKQGSVARLLSESKLILWDKASMAKRETIEPIFS, translated from the exons ATGACGGATGATAGTGCTACTGATACTGATGAGATTAAAGAGTTCCGAAAAGGTCGATACATCTCGCCTCCAGAAGCATTTTGGCTCATCTATGAGTTTCGTTTAAACGAGATGACCCCATCTGTCTATACTCTCCAGGTTCACCTTCCAAATCAGCAGCTTGTTTCTTTCCCGAAGAACTCAGACTTGCTGCAATTGTTAGCTAAAGTAGATTTTTCTAAAACCATGCTGACTGAGTTTTTGAAAATGAATGCCTCCAACGCAACTGCTGAGAACCTTAAATGCTTTTATAAAGATTTTCCTCAGCATTTCGTTTGGTCTTCTAAGTATAGACACTGGACAGAAAGAAAGCGTCGAAAGGTGATAGGTAGACTCGTCAGTGTTAATTCACGAGAGGGAGAGAGGTACTATCTGAGGCTTCTCTTAAATCATATTCCAGGACCGATATCATTCGATGATCTCTTGACTGTTCATGCTACAAAAATGAAGTCGTTTAGGGAGGCTGCTTTGGCACTTGGATTGCTGCAATCTGATACGTACATAGAAGAAACGCTAGAGGAAGCTGTTACATTTCAAATGCCGTCTTCACTCAGATTGTTATTTGCAACTCTTCTGGTCTATTGTTCTCCAATTGATCCCACAATGTTATGGAGAAAAtttgaattggacttttctaGAGATTATGAACGGCATAAACAATATCATGCCTATTCTCCCGCTCAAATTAGGGGATTGGTTCTAGCTGATATTAACAAATCACTTCAGCAGATGGGTACATCCATTGCTGCCTATCAATTGCCATTAGATGAGCTT CAAAAGTATGCTTATGACATCATCTTACAAGCGTGCTTTACTTCCCAAGGACATTCATTTTTTATTGATGGTCCTGGAGGTACTGGCAAAACCTTTTTATACCGGTCGCTGCTTGCTACTTTGAGATCGCAAGGTTATATAGCAACCTCTGGAATTGTAGCATCTATCCTGCCTGGAGGAAGGATTGTACACTCAAGGTTCAAGATACCCATTGATTTCTCAAAGAACAGAGCCTGCCAGCTTAGCAAGCAAGGCAGTGTTGCAAGGCTGCTCTCGGAGTCAAAACTGATCTTGTGGGATAAGGCTTCCATGGCAAAACGAGAAACTATTGAGCCAATTTTTTCATGA
- the LOC113768658 gene encoding manganese-dependent ADP-ribose/CDP-alcohol diphosphatase-like has protein sequence MGSANGLVNVQSNQPLFSFGVITDVQYADIPDGRSFLGVPRYYRHSLLVLQRAVKKWNHRRPNFIMNFGDIIDGFCPKEQSLNAVKKLVMEFDNFNGPVYHMIGNHCLYNLPREKLLPLLRIHSHNDHAYYDFSPIPEYRFVILDGYDISAIGWPKDHPKTLKALKFLNEKNPNSDKNSPNGLVDQERRFLMFNGAVGKEQLEWLENVLSDATRLNQKVVVCCHLPLDPNASSREALLWNYDEVMEVLHRYSCVKVCLAGHDHKGGHSVDSHGIHHRVFEAALECPPGTDAFGCVDVFDDRLSLSGTDRMKSTEMIFCR, from the coding sequence ATGGGTTCTGCAAATGGCCTTGTGAATGTCCAAAGTAATCAACCTCTTTTTTCATTTGGGGTCATAACAGATGTCCAGTATGCTGACATTCCCGATGGGCGTTCATTCCTTGGGGTTCCACGCTATTACCGACACAGCCTTCTTGTATTGCAAAGGGCTGTAAAGAAATGGAACCACCGAAGGCCTAACTTCATAATGAATTTTGGGGACATTATTGATGGATTTTGTCCCAAAGAGCAATCTCTCAATGCTGTGAAGAAACTGGTAATGGAATTTGATAATTTCAATGGTCCCGTTTATCACATGATTGGCAATCACTGCCTCTACAATCTCCCTCGAGAGAAATTGCTTCCCCTTTTGAGAATCCATAGCCACAATGATCATGCCTACTATGATTTTTCTCCAATTCCTGAATATAGATTTGTAATCCTTGATGGCTATGATATCAGTGCCATTGGCTGGCCCAAGGATCATCCTAAAACTTTGAAAGCCTTAAAATTTCTAAATGAGAAGAATCCCAATTCAGACAAGAACAGTCCAAATGGGCTGGTTGATCAGGAGAGAAGGTTCCTTATGTTCAATGGAGCTGTCGGGAAAGAACAGTTAGAATGGTTGGAAAATGTGCTATCAGATGCAACAAGGCTGAATCAGAAAGTAGTGGTGTGCTGCCATCTGCCTCTGGATCCTAATGCATCATCTCGTGAAGCTCTATTATGGAACTATGATGAAGTGATGGAAGTACTACACCGGTACAGTTGTGTCAAGGTCTGTCTAGCAGGACATGATCACAAAGGTGGGCATTCAGTTGACTCTCATGGTATTCATCATCGGGTTTTTGAAGCGGCATTGGAGTGCCCTCCAGGTACAGATGCTTTCGGGTGTGTAGATGTTTTTGATGATAGGTTATCACTTTCTGGCACTGATAGAATGAAGAGTACAGAAATGATTTTCTGTCGTTGA